The following are encoded in a window of Maridesulfovibrio ferrireducens genomic DNA:
- a CDS encoding winged helix-turn-helix domain-containing protein translates to MQEVTSNPQFDYLNDQPAIDSHSPTIRLHLWLEGGEGVFFGYGRLLLLDQIEKCGSLKKASEAMGMSYRAAWGKIKQTEQVLGFQLIERVGSKRSGYRLTDAGRLVRDKYFEWFRKVECDARLRADEIFPWRSKSFGES, encoded by the coding sequence ATGCAGGAAGTCACCTCCAATCCACAATTTGATTATTTAAATGATCAACCGGCAATAGACTCTCATAGTCCCACAATCCGCCTTCATCTTTGGCTGGAAGGTGGGGAAGGAGTGTTTTTTGGCTACGGGCGTTTACTTCTTCTCGATCAGATCGAGAAATGCGGTTCTTTGAAAAAAGCTTCCGAGGCTATGGGGATGTCTTATAGAGCCGCATGGGGGAAAATTAAGCAGACCGAGCAGGTTCTTGGTTTTCAGCTTATTGAGCGGGTTGGCAGCAAACGCAGCGGTTATCGTTTGACGGATGCAGGGCGGCTTGTGCGCGACAAATATTTTGAATGGTTCAGGAAGGTAGAATGTGATGCCCGTTTACGGGCCGATGAAATTTTTCCGTGGCGCTCAAAAAGTTTCGGAGAATCTTAA